In Streptomyces sp. NBC_00433, a single genomic region encodes these proteins:
- the nirB gene encoding nitrite reductase large subunit NirB, with protein sequence MAVTTAASRNSRDDTIVLIGHGMVGQRFLEALADRGVTERARVVVLCEEPRPAYDRVHLTSYFSENASPDDLSMVEDGFMDRHGIELHVGDPAVSVDRGSRTVTARSGLTVVYDTLVLATGSYPFVPPVPGKDAAGCFVYRTIEDLLAIEAYARGVSSGAVVGGGLLGLEAAGALRGLGLDTHVVEFAPRLMPVQVDEGGGQALRRSVEGLGVSVHTGVGTSEITVGDDGRVSGMALSDGSVLPAGMVVFSAGVRPRDDLARACGLPVGERGGIVVDEQCRTADAAVFAIGECALASDGRVYGLVAPGNEMAETAARTIAGDAGAFTGADLSTKLKLLGVDVASFGDAHGTTDGCLDVRYSDARSGVYRKLVVGADGTLLGGVLVGDVESYGVLRPLTGSVPPVAPEHLVLPAGAGAPVTLGPAALPDEAVMCSCHNVTKGAIRGAVTDHGCGTVPEVKKCTKAGTGCGSCVKVLGQLVTAELEANGVTVDRGLCPHFAQTRAELYEVVLALRISSYRELLDGHGREGARGTDGCEVCKPAVASILASLAATVGASVHVLDGEQAALQDTNDHFLANMQKNGSYSIVPRIPGGEITPERLIVIGEVARDFGLYTKITGGQRIDLFGARVEQLPLIWTRLVDAGFESGHAYGKALRTVKSCVGQTWCRYGVQDSVRMAIDLELRYRGLRSPHKLKSAVSGCARECAEAQSKDFGVIATANGWNLYVGGNGGATPRHADLLAQDLSDAELVRLIDRFLMFYIRTAEPLERTSVWLQRVAGGLDHVRDVVVHDSLGICEELEALMAAHVAGYRDEWADTVNDPERLSRFVSFVNAPDTPDPTVRFVPERGQIKPEPILLTLTETVTA encoded by the coding sequence ATGGCTGTCACCACGGCTGCGAGCCGCAACAGCAGGGACGACACGATCGTGCTCATCGGCCACGGGATGGTCGGGCAGCGCTTCCTCGAAGCCCTCGCCGACCGCGGGGTGACCGAGCGGGCGCGGGTGGTGGTGCTGTGCGAGGAGCCGCGCCCGGCGTACGACCGGGTGCACCTGACCTCGTATTTCTCCGAGAACGCCAGCCCTGACGACCTCTCCATGGTCGAGGACGGCTTCATGGACCGGCACGGTATCGAGCTGCACGTGGGCGACCCGGCGGTGTCCGTGGACCGCGGCTCCCGTACGGTGACGGCCCGTTCGGGGCTGACGGTGGTCTACGACACGCTGGTGCTGGCCACCGGCTCGTACCCGTTCGTGCCGCCGGTGCCGGGCAAGGACGCGGCGGGCTGCTTCGTCTACCGCACCATCGAGGACCTGCTGGCGATCGAGGCGTACGCGCGGGGTGTGAGCAGCGGTGCGGTGGTCGGCGGTGGGCTGCTGGGACTTGAGGCGGCGGGCGCGCTCAGGGGGCTCGGACTCGACACGCACGTCGTGGAGTTCGCGCCCCGCCTGATGCCGGTGCAGGTCGACGAGGGCGGCGGCCAGGCGCTGCGGCGCAGCGTCGAGGGGCTCGGGGTGAGCGTGCACACCGGTGTCGGCACCTCGGAGATCACCGTGGGCGACGACGGCCGGGTCAGCGGGATGGCGCTGTCGGACGGTTCCGTGCTGCCCGCCGGCATGGTGGTCTTCTCCGCCGGGGTGCGACCGCGGGACGACCTGGCGCGGGCCTGCGGGCTGCCGGTCGGCGAGCGCGGCGGGATCGTGGTGGACGAGCAGTGCCGTACGGCGGATGCCGCGGTCTTCGCCATCGGCGAGTGCGCGCTGGCCAGCGACGGCCGGGTCTACGGCCTCGTGGCGCCCGGCAACGAGATGGCCGAGACCGCCGCGCGGACCATCGCGGGCGACGCGGGCGCCTTCACGGGCGCCGACCTGTCGACCAAGCTCAAGCTGCTGGGCGTGGACGTGGCGAGCTTCGGCGACGCGCACGGCACCACCGACGGCTGCCTGGACGTGCGCTACTCCGACGCCAGGTCGGGCGTCTACCGCAAGCTGGTGGTGGGCGCGGACGGGACGCTGCTGGGCGGCGTGCTGGTCGGCGACGTCGAATCGTACGGTGTGCTGCGGCCGTTGACGGGTTCGGTGCCGCCGGTGGCGCCCGAGCACCTGGTGCTGCCCGCGGGCGCGGGCGCCCCGGTCACGCTCGGCCCTGCGGCGCTGCCCGACGAGGCGGTGATGTGCAGCTGCCACAACGTGACCAAGGGCGCGATCCGCGGCGCGGTCACCGACCACGGCTGCGGCACCGTCCCCGAGGTGAAGAAGTGCACCAAGGCCGGTACGGGCTGCGGCAGTTGCGTGAAGGTGCTGGGCCAGCTGGTGACCGCCGAGCTGGAGGCGAACGGCGTCACGGTGGACAGGGGCCTGTGCCCGCACTTCGCGCAGACCAGGGCCGAGCTCTACGAGGTGGTCCTCGCGCTGCGGATCTCCTCCTACCGCGAACTGCTCGACGGCCACGGCCGGGAGGGCGCGCGCGGCACCGACGGCTGCGAGGTGTGCAAGCCCGCCGTCGCCTCGATCCTGGCGTCGCTGGCGGCGACGGTCGGCGCGAGCGTGCACGTACTGGACGGCGAGCAGGCCGCCTTGCAGGACACCAACGACCACTTCCTGGCCAACATGCAGAAGAACGGGTCGTATTCGATCGTGCCGCGCATCCCCGGCGGTGAGATCACCCCCGAGCGGCTGATCGTGATCGGCGAGGTGGCCCGCGACTTCGGCCTCTACACGAAGATCACCGGCGGTCAGCGCATCGACCTCTTCGGCGCCCGGGTGGAGCAGCTGCCGCTGATCTGGACCCGGCTCGTCGATGCCGGCTTCGAGTCGGGGCACGCCTACGGCAAGGCGCTGCGGACGGTGAAGTCCTGCGTGGGGCAGACCTGGTGCCGCTACGGCGTGCAGGACAGCGTCAGGATGGCGATCGACCTGGAGCTGCGCTACCGGGGCCTGCGCTCGCCGCACAAGCTCAAGTCGGCGGTGTCCGGCTGCGCCCGGGAGTGCGCGGAGGCGCAGAGCAAGGACTTCGGGGTGATCGCGACCGCCAACGGCTGGAATCTCTACGTCGGCGGCAACGGCGGCGCCACCCCGCGGCATGCCGACCTGCTGGCGCAGGACCTCTCCGACGCCGAACTGGTGCGGCTCATCGACCGCTTCCTGATGTTCTACATCCGCACCGCGGAGCCGCTGGAGCGCACCAGCGTGTGGCTGCAGCGCGTCGCGGGCGGCCTGGACCACGTACGCGATGTCGTCGTCCACGACTCGCTGGGCATCTGCGAGGAGCTGGAGGCGCTGATGGCCGCGCATGTCGCCGGCTACCGCGACGAGTGGGCGGACACCGTCAACGACCCGGAGCGGCTGAGCCGCTTCGTGTCCTTCGTCAACGCGCCCGACACCCCGGACCCGACCGTCCGGTTCGTTCCCGAGCGCGGCCAGATCAAGCCTGAACCGATCCTGCTCACCCTGACGGAAACGGTGACCGCATGA
- a CDS encoding isochorismatase family protein — translation MTPASHTALIVIDVQESFRRRESWQAASDPDVAGKVALLVDHARLHGDLVVWVLHTEPGSGTVFDPASGHVRLMAGLDPADGEPVLTKTSHNAFTTTNLQQILTERGIRALVTCGIRTEQCVETTTRLASDLGYDVTFAVDATATEPIAHRDAPEDRPLAEVLADPRTLLPAEIIARTEYALAGRFATVATVKELTGS, via the coding sequence ATGACCCCCGCCTCGCACACCGCGCTCATCGTCATCGACGTCCAGGAGTCCTTCCGCCGCCGGGAGAGCTGGCAGGCCGCCTCCGACCCCGACGTGGCCGGCAAGGTCGCCCTGCTGGTCGACCACGCCAGGCTGCACGGCGACCTGGTCGTGTGGGTGCTGCACACCGAACCCGGGTCCGGCACCGTCTTCGACCCGGCGAGCGGGCACGTACGGCTGATGGCCGGGCTCGACCCCGCGGACGGCGAACCGGTGCTCACCAAGACCTCGCACAACGCCTTCACCACCACCAACCTCCAGCAGATCCTCACCGAGCGCGGCATCCGCGCCCTGGTCACCTGCGGCATCCGCACCGAGCAGTGCGTCGAGACCACCACCCGGCTCGCCTCCGACCTCGGCTACGACGTCACCTTCGCCGTCGACGCCACCGCCACCGAGCCCATCGCGCACCGCGACGCGCCCGAGGACCGCCCACTCGCCGAGGTGCTCGCCGACCCGCGTACGCTGCTGCCCGCCGAGATCATCGCCCGTACCGAATACGCGCTGGCGGGCCGCTTCGCCACCGTCGCAACCGTCAAGGAGCTGACCGGATCGTGA
- a CDS encoding DJ-1/PfpI family protein produces MTRVVFLLVPQLHLLDLAGPAQVFSTAADHGLGHTLHYTAEQEDVPTAQGIALRADPVLPALTAGDLVVVPGWRSHTLRDNGALTPATLDWLRAHHTAGGTVASVCAGADALGRAGLLDGRRCTTHHDVQDELARRYPRATVVRDVLYVVDGRVVTSAGIASGIDLALHLVAAHHGPAAAARVAREMVVYARRNGDEHQTSAMLRHRAHVSDAVHRAQDLIDTHYTSRLALTDLATATGLSERTLTRRFTAATGLTPLRYQQELRIERAEHLIGHGTTVESAARAVGFQDARMLRRLRARTVLSPEP; encoded by the coding sequence GTGACCCGGGTGGTCTTCCTGCTCGTCCCGCAACTGCATCTGCTCGACCTCGCGGGACCGGCCCAGGTGTTCTCCACCGCGGCCGACCACGGCCTCGGCCACACGCTGCACTACACGGCCGAGCAGGAAGACGTACCCACCGCGCAGGGCATCGCGCTGCGCGCCGACCCGGTGCTGCCCGCGCTCACCGCCGGCGACCTGGTCGTCGTCCCCGGCTGGCGCTCGCACACCCTGCGCGACAACGGCGCGCTGACCCCCGCCACCCTGGACTGGCTGCGCGCCCACCACACGGCCGGCGGCACCGTCGCCAGCGTCTGCGCCGGGGCCGACGCGCTGGGCCGCGCGGGCCTGCTCGACGGCCGCCGCTGCACCACCCACCACGACGTCCAGGACGAACTCGCCCGCCGTTACCCGCGGGCCACCGTCGTCCGGGACGTCCTCTACGTCGTCGACGGCCGCGTCGTCACCTCCGCGGGCATCGCCAGCGGCATCGACCTCGCCCTGCACCTGGTCGCCGCCCACCACGGCCCGGCCGCCGCGGCCCGCGTCGCCCGCGAGATGGTCGTCTACGCCCGCCGCAACGGCGACGAGCACCAGACCAGCGCGATGCTCCGCCACCGGGCCCACGTCAGCGACGCCGTCCACCGCGCCCAGGACCTCATCGACACCCACTACACCTCGCGCCTGGCCCTGACCGACCTGGCCACCGCCACCGGCCTGAGCGAACGCACCCTGACCCGCCGCTTCACCGCCGCCACCGGCCTCACACCGCTGCGCTACCAGCAGGAGCTGCGGATCGAACGGGCCGAGCACCTGATCGGCCACGGCACGACCGTGGAGTCCGCGGCGCGGGCGGTCGGCTTCCAGGACGCCAGGATGCTGCGCAGGCTGCGGGCCCGCACGGTGCTCAGCCCCGAGCCCTGA
- a CDS encoding OsmC family protein, which translates to MASANTHTYRTDLVWTGNLGSGTSTYRAYERAHEVTAPGVPVLLGSSDPSFRGDASRWNPELLLLAALSQCHMLAYLHLCAVNDVTVTAYTDQAAGTMVQTPDGGGHFTDALLHPAVEVADAAMAEKAAALHSEAHRACFIASSVNFPVRHAPTVTVRARG; encoded by the coding sequence ATGGCGTCAGCGAACACCCACACCTACCGCACCGACCTGGTGTGGACCGGCAATCTCGGTTCCGGCACCAGCACTTACCGTGCCTACGAGCGCGCCCACGAGGTCACCGCCCCCGGCGTCCCGGTCCTGCTCGGGTCGTCCGACCCGTCCTTCCGCGGTGACGCGTCCCGCTGGAATCCCGAACTGCTGCTGCTCGCGGCCCTGTCGCAGTGCCACATGCTGGCCTACCTGCACCTGTGCGCGGTCAACGACGTGACGGTGACGGCCTACACCGACCAGGCCGCGGGCACGATGGTCCAGACGCCGGACGGCGGCGGCCACTTCACCGACGCCCTGCTCCACCCCGCGGTGGAGGTCGCCGACGCGGCAATGGCGGAGAAGGCGGCGGCGCTCCACTCGGAGGCCCACCGCGCCTGCTTCATCGCCAGTTCGGTCAACTTCCCTGTCCGGCACGCCCCGACAGTGACCGTCAGGGCTCGGGGCTGA
- a CDS encoding GntR family transcriptional regulator yields the protein MQQTDAAHARLREMIVAGAYAPGERLTETEVAGVLAMSRTPVREALRSLVADGLVRSADGRGVVVTALDPAALRDTYRVRAALEALTAELAAGRQAAGLIAPAELTALAADAALTEEATDAGRLADAVAYNRRFHTRVAALSANAPAQAVLDRLWDQIVVSTRASLDAPHRPAQVNGQHRELLAAITEGRAADAAAVARQHVLDTCG from the coding sequence ATGCAGCAAACCGACGCCGCCCACGCGCGGCTGCGCGAGATGATCGTGGCGGGGGCTTACGCGCCCGGGGAGCGGCTCACCGAGACGGAGGTCGCCGGCGTGCTGGCGATGAGCCGCACACCGGTCAGGGAGGCGTTGCGAAGCCTCGTGGCAGACGGCCTGGTCAGGAGCGCGGACGGGCGAGGCGTCGTGGTGACGGCGCTGGACCCGGCGGCGCTCCGGGACACCTACCGGGTGCGGGCGGCGCTGGAGGCGCTGACGGCCGAGCTGGCAGCGGGACGCCAGGCCGCGGGCCTGATCGCCCCGGCGGAGCTGACCGCGCTCGCGGCGGACGCGGCCCTGACCGAGGAGGCCACCGACGCGGGCCGCCTCGCGGACGCGGTGGCGTACAACCGCCGTTTCCACACCCGCGTGGCGGCCCTGTCCGCGAACGCCCCGGCGCAGGCGGTCCTCGACCGCCTCTGGGACCAGATCGTGGTCTCCACCCGCGCCTCGCTCGACGCGCCGCACCGCCCGGCGCAGGTGAACGGCCAGCACCGCGAGCTGCTGGCGGCGATCACCGAGGGCCGCGCGGCGGACGCCGCCGCCGTGGCCCGGCAGCACGTACTCGACACCTGCGGCTGA
- a CDS encoding YdcF family protein translates to MRVLRLPRTRQGRRRTVRVAAGLCTVALLPAVWVQLAGGGRVRDLADVPAEPVGVVFGAGLTDGRPSPYLAHRLDAAAALYRAGKVRVLLVTGDNSRTAYDEPGAMRTYLVAHGVPSGRVVVDDAGFDTWDSCSRAKRVFGVRRAILVSQGFHIRRAVALCEAAGLDVYGVGVSEPHDVTWYAGGARELLAASKAALDAAVHPGPRFLGPADPHIPAALASAH, encoded by the coding sequence ATGCGGGTGCTCCGGTTGCCACGGACCCGCCAAGGCCGGCGGCGCACGGTGCGGGTGGCCGCGGGGCTGTGCACGGTCGCGCTGCTGCCCGCGGTATGGGTCCAGCTCGCGGGCGGCGGGCGGGTGCGGGACCTCGCCGACGTCCCGGCGGAGCCGGTCGGCGTCGTCTTCGGCGCGGGCCTCACCGACGGCCGCCCCTCGCCCTACCTCGCCCACCGCCTCGACGCTGCCGCGGCCCTCTACCGGGCGGGCAAGGTGCGGGTGCTGCTGGTCACCGGGGACAACAGCCGCACGGCCTACGACGAGCCGGGCGCGATGCGGACGTATCTCGTGGCCCACGGTGTGCCCTCCGGGCGGGTGGTCGTGGACGACGCCGGGTTCGACACCTGGGACTCGTGCAGTCGCGCGAAGCGCGTTTTCGGGGTGCGGCGGGCGATTCTGGTCAGCCAGGGGTTCCATATCCGGCGGGCCGTGGCCCTCTGCGAAGCGGCCGGCCTCGACGTCTACGGCGTCGGCGTCTCCGAGCCGCACGACGTGACGTGGTACGCGGGCGGCGCACGCGAGCTGCTCGCCGCGAGCAAGGCGGCGCTGGACGCCGCCGTCCACCCGGGGCCGCGCTTCCTGGGGCCGGCGGACCCCCACATCCCCGCTGCGCTGGCTTCTGCCCACTGA
- a CDS encoding gamma-glutamylcyclotransferase, translating into MTDRLPFFVYGTLLPGERNHGLLAGRTRGWTPAALPGALLFDGPGYPFAVADPAGEGRVSGEVVEIAAAMYDAVVADLDRLEDYVPGAPANRYERVRRAVRGERGQAEAWVYLAGPALARDLLASGRPIPGGDWRRRDLTGGGAGV; encoded by the coding sequence GTGACCGACCGCCTGCCCTTCTTCGTCTACGGCACCCTGCTGCCGGGCGAGCGCAACCACGGGCTGCTGGCAGGGCGTACGCGCGGCTGGACCCCGGCGGCGCTGCCGGGCGCGCTGCTCTTCGACGGCCCCGGTTATCCCTTCGCCGTGGCCGACCCGGCGGGGGAGGGGCGGGTGTCCGGCGAGGTCGTGGAGATAGCCGCGGCAATGTACGACGCCGTGGTCGCCGACCTGGACCGGCTTGAGGACTACGTCCCCGGCGCCCCGGCGAACCGCTACGAGCGGGTGCGCAGGGCCGTGCGCGGCGAGCGCGGCCAGGCCGAGGCGTGGGTCTACCTCGCGGGCCCGGCCCTCGCCCGGGACCTGCTGGCGTCGGGCCGCCCCATCCCTGGCGGGGACTGGCGGCGCCGCGACCTCACCGGCGGGGGCGCGGGCGTGTGA
- a CDS encoding sirohydrochlorin chelatase, which yields MPIPHHGHMTFSRPALVAVAHGSRDPRALPAVRALLDRVRAARPGVDIRLGHVELNEPLLPDTLAALRGEAVLVPLLLGRGHHVKHDLPAALSAAPWLCGTVAAPLGPHPLLAEVLHDRLLAAGWAGAPSRAGAAGRAVVLAAAGSRDPDSAVDTGRTAALLAARLGVPVLPAYASAAAPAVTDALDALAARGIGRGRIAVASYFTAPGRFATQTSLPAPWIAAAPLGAHEAMARLVLHRYDEAVRALRAPDPAHRPLARAS from the coding sequence ATGCCGATCCCGCACCATGGACATATGACGTTTTCCCGCCCCGCCCTGGTGGCCGTCGCCCACGGCAGCCGCGACCCGCGCGCACTGCCCGCGGTCCGCGCGCTGCTCGACCGGGTGAGGGCGGCACGCCCCGGCGTGGACATACGCCTCGGCCATGTCGAGCTGAACGAGCCCCTGCTTCCCGACACCCTCGCCGCCCTCCGAGGCGAGGCCGTCCTGGTCCCGCTGCTCCTTGGCCGCGGCCACCACGTCAAACACGACCTGCCCGCGGCGCTGTCCGCGGCCCCGTGGCTGTGCGGCACGGTCGCCGCCCCGCTCGGGCCGCATCCGCTGCTCGCGGAGGTCCTGCACGACCGCCTGCTGGCGGCGGGCTGGGCGGGGGCGCCCTCCCGCGCCGGGGCGGCGGGTCGCGCCGTCGTGCTCGCCGCCGCCGGGTCCCGCGACCCGGACTCCGCCGTCGACACCGGGCGCACCGCCGCGCTGCTCGCCGCCCGGCTCGGGGTGCCCGTCCTCCCCGCCTACGCCTCCGCCGCCGCGCCCGCCGTCACCGACGCCCTCGACGCGCTCGCCGCCCGCGGCATCGGCCGGGGGCGTATCGCCGTGGCGTCGTATTTCACCGCGCCGGGCCGCTTCGCCACCCAGACGTCGCTGCCCGCCCCCTGGATCGCGGCGGCGCCGCTCGGGGCGCACGAGGCGATGGCCCGCCTCGTCCTGCACCGCTACGACGAGGCCGTACGCGCGCTGCGCGCGCCGGACCCCGCACACCGGCCGCTCGCCCGCGCGAGCTGA
- a CDS encoding deoxyguanosinetriphosphate triphosphohydrolase codes for MDTDDPRLGPYERYGPYAAADTDRYVPEPDKRPGRTAFQRDRARVLHSAALRRLAGKTQVVDPGVSDAAVPDTSPRTRLTHSLECAQVGRELGAALGCDPDLVETACLAHDLGHPPFGHNGEVVLAEFAADCGGFEGNAQSLRLLTRIEPKRFDPADLSVGLNLTRAALDAATKYPWPRGGTPGAPGSPKFGVYEDDLAVFHWARQGAPDDRTCFEAQVMDWSDDVAYSVHDVEDGLQAGHIDPRALTSGPERAEVFGCAAARYAPPGASPDELAAALDRLLAQPWWPNHYDGSARGQARLKDAASQLIGRFCLAAEGATRERYGTARLTRYGAELVVPRDQRLECAVLKAVADCYVMQRAAQARRRAAQRVVISELAAALLSLAPVGLDPQFAAIFAAAADDRARRRAIVDQIASLTDAAATALHARLTR; via the coding sequence ATGGACACCGACGACCCGCGCCTGGGGCCTTACGAGCGATACGGCCCGTACGCGGCGGCCGACACGGACCGCTACGTGCCCGAGCCGGACAAACGGCCCGGGCGCACGGCCTTCCAGCGGGACCGGGCCAGGGTGCTGCACTCCGCCGCCTTGCGCCGCCTCGCCGGGAAGACGCAGGTCGTCGACCCGGGCGTGAGCGACGCCGCCGTGCCCGACACCAGCCCGCGCACCCGGCTCACGCACTCACTCGAATGCGCCCAGGTCGGCCGCGAACTGGGCGCCGCACTCGGCTGCGACCCCGACCTGGTCGAGACCGCGTGCCTCGCGCACGACCTCGGGCACCCGCCCTTCGGCCACAACGGCGAGGTCGTGCTGGCCGAATTCGCCGCGGACTGCGGCGGCTTCGAGGGCAACGCGCAGAGCCTGCGGCTGCTCACCCGTATCGAACCCAAGCGGTTCGACCCCGCGGACCTCAGCGTCGGGCTCAACCTCACCCGGGCCGCGCTCGACGCCGCCACCAAATACCCCTGGCCGCGGGGCGGCACCCCGGGCGCGCCCGGCAGCCCCAAATTCGGGGTCTACGAGGACGACCTCGCCGTCTTCCACTGGGCCCGGCAGGGCGCGCCCGACGACCGCACATGCTTCGAGGCGCAGGTCATGGACTGGTCCGACGACGTCGCCTACTCCGTGCACGACGTCGAGGACGGCCTCCAGGCCGGGCACATCGACCCCCGCGCACTGACCTCGGGTCCCGAAAGGGCCGAGGTCTTCGGGTGCGCGGCGGCCCGTTACGCCCCGCCGGGCGCCTCCCCGGACGAGCTGGCCGCCGCGCTCGACCGGCTCCTCGCCCAGCCGTGGTGGCCGAACCACTACGACGGCTCCGCCCGCGGCCAGGCCCGCCTCAAGGACGCGGCGTCCCAGCTCATCGGCCGCTTCTGCCTCGCCGCGGAGGGGGCCACGCGCGAGCGGTACGGTACCGCTCGGCTCACGCGCTACGGGGCCGAGCTTGTCGTTCCGCGCGACCAGCGGCTGGAGTGCGCGGTCCTCAAGGCGGTCGCCGACTGCTACGTCATGCAGCGGGCCGCTCAGGCGCGGCGCCGGGCCGCGCAGCGGGTCGTCATCTCCGAGCTTGCCGCTGCGCTGCTCTCGCTTGCCCCCGTGGGGCTCGATCCGCAGTTCGCGGCGATATTCGCCGCCGCGGCGGACGATCGGGCGCGGCGGCGCGCGATCGTCGACCAGATCGCGTCCCTCACGGACGCCGCCGCGACGGCGCTCCACGCCCGCCTTACGCGGTGA
- a CDS encoding FAD-dependent oxidoreductase: MVDAHQTFVIVGAGLAGAKAAETLRSEGFTGRVILIGDERDHPYERPPLSKGYLTGSAERDSAFVQAPAWYAEHDIELHLGQPVVHLDRKTRTITLGDGSTLIYDKLLLATGSEPRRLDIPGTDLAGVHHLRRLAHADRLKHVLTSLGRENGHLVVAGAGWIGLEVAAAARGYGAEVTVVESGPTPLHGVLGPELGAVFTDLHAEHGVRFHFGARLTEITGQDGMVLAAITDDGQEHPAHDVLAAIGAAPRTALAEVAGLAMAAREEGGGIAVDAGLRTSDPDIFAAGDVANAEHPLLGSAMPEARGGRLRVEHWANALNGGPAAARSMLGRPVSYDRVPYFFTDQYDLGMEYSGYAAPGSYDQVVCRGDVGKRHFIAFWLREGRVLAGMNVNIWDVTEQIQQLIRSGRQIDPDALSDPAVPLTSFLD; encoded by the coding sequence GTGGTGGACGCACACCAGACCTTCGTGATCGTCGGAGCGGGACTCGCCGGGGCGAAAGCCGCGGAGACGTTGCGCTCCGAGGGTTTCACCGGCCGGGTGATACTGATCGGGGACGAGCGCGACCACCCGTACGAACGGCCACCCCTGTCCAAGGGGTATCTGACGGGCAGCGCGGAGCGGGACTCCGCCTTCGTGCAGGCCCCCGCCTGGTACGCGGAGCACGACATCGAGCTGCACCTGGGGCAGCCCGTGGTGCACCTGGACAGGAAGACCCGCACGATCACCCTCGGCGACGGCTCGACGCTGATCTACGACAAGCTGCTGCTGGCGACCGGCTCGGAGCCGCGGCGGCTGGACATCCCGGGTACGGACCTGGCCGGGGTGCACCACCTGCGGCGGCTGGCGCACGCCGACCGGCTCAAGCACGTGCTGACCAGCCTGGGCCGGGAGAACGGCCACCTGGTGGTGGCCGGGGCGGGCTGGATCGGTCTTGAGGTGGCCGCCGCGGCCCGCGGCTACGGCGCCGAGGTGACCGTCGTGGAGTCCGGGCCGACGCCGCTGCACGGGGTGCTCGGGCCGGAGCTGGGCGCCGTCTTCACCGATCTGCACGCCGAGCACGGCGTCCGCTTCCACTTCGGCGCCCGGCTGACCGAGATCACCGGCCAGGACGGCATGGTCCTGGCCGCGATCACCGACGACGGCCAGGAGCACCCGGCGCACGACGTGCTCGCCGCGATCGGCGCGGCCCCGCGTACCGCGCTGGCGGAGGTCGCGGGGCTGGCGATGGCGGCCCGCGAGGAGGGCGGCGGCATCGCGGTGGACGCGGGCTTGCGCACCTCCGATCCGGACATCTTCGCGGCGGGCGACGTCGCGAACGCCGAGCACCCGCTGCTGGGGTCCGCCATGCCGGAGGCCAGGGGAGGCCGGCTGCGGGTCGAGCACTGGGCGAACGCGCTGAACGGCGGCCCGGCGGCGGCCCGCTCGATGCTCGGCCGCCCGGTGTCCTACGACCGGGTCCCGTACTTCTTCACCGACCAGTACGACCTGGGCATGGAGTATTCCGGCTACGCGGCCCCCGGCTCGTACGACCAGGTGGTGTGCCGCGGTGATGTCGGGAAGCGGCACTTCATCGCCTTCTGGCTCCGCGAGGGCCGGGTGCTCGCGGGGATGAACGTCAACATCTGGGATGTGACCGAGCAGATCCAGCAGCTGATCCGCTCGGGCCGGCAGATCGACCCCGACGCGCTGTCGGACCCGGCGGTCCCGCTAACCTCGTTCCTGGACTGA
- a CDS encoding GNAT family N-acetyltransferase — translation MPVSRTAVVAVEEIFALRWAVLRTGLPRETAVYPEDARPGTFHIAAYDGSGAVQGCATFFPDGLPGEAAPAYRFRGMGSAPEIRGQGFGAAALTAGLRECAARGAELVWCNGRIAATGFYERLGFTAVGEEFVVEPSGPHYVFVTKDLDRG, via the coding sequence ATGCCCGTTTCGCGTACCGCCGTCGTCGCCGTCGAGGAGATATTCGCCCTGCGGTGGGCGGTACTGCGGACCGGGCTGCCGCGGGAGACCGCGGTCTATCCGGAGGACGCGCGCCCCGGCACCTTCCACATCGCCGCCTACGACGGGTCCGGCGCCGTCCAGGGCTGCGCCACCTTCTTCCCCGACGGGTTGCCCGGCGAGGCGGCTCCCGCCTACCGCTTCCGCGGCATGGGCAGCGCGCCGGAGATACGCGGCCAGGGCTTCGGCGCCGCCGCGCTGACGGCGGGCCTGCGCGAGTGCGCGGCCCGTGGCGCCGAGCTGGTGTGGTGCAACGGCCGGATCGCGGCCACCGGCTTCTACGAGCGGCTGGGCTTCACCGCGGTCGGCGAGGAATTCGTGGTCGAGCCGAGCGGCCCGCACTACGTCTTCGTCACGAAGGACCTGGACCGCGGCTGA